One part of the Amyelois transitella isolate CPQ chromosome 10, ilAmyTran1.1, whole genome shotgun sequence genome encodes these proteins:
- the LOC132902164 gene encoding AN1-type zinc finger protein 6, which yields MERESNPMEALCRSGCGFYGNPSTDGLCSVCFKEALKKKQQPPATTPSPVSAPFVPAAPTPLAAAAPTVPALPSLTTLPQQQTHSDKLEEESGAGTSGTSTGTSDTDADDKDPSKDKKKKNRCAVCRKKVGLTGFECRCGGLFCAVHRYSDKHECSFDYRELGAQEIRRNNPVVVSQKIHKI from the exons ATGGAGCGTGAATCAAATCCGATGGAGGCTTTATGCCGTTCGGGGTGCGGCTTCTACGGCAACCCCTCCACAGACGGACTTTGCTCAGTTTGCTTTAAG GAAGCGCTAAAGAAGAAACAGCAGCCCCCAGCGACGACGCCGTCTCCGGTGTCGGCGCCGTTCGTGCCGGCCGCGCCGACGCCgctcgccgccgccgcccccACCGTCCCCGCGTTGCCTAGCTTGACCACACTGCCGCAGCAGCAGACACATTCAGAC AAATTGGAAGAAGAGAGCGGGGCGGGCACGAGTGGCACCAGCACCGGCACCTCGGACACGGACGCGGACGACAAGGACCCTAGCAAggacaaaaagaaaaagaatagatgTGCCGTCTGCCGCAAGAAGGTTGGACTCACAG GGTTCGAGTGCCGCTGCGGAGGCCTGTTCTGCGCGGTGCACCGGTACAGCGACAAGCACGAGTGCTCGTTCGACTACCGGGAGCTGGGCGCGCAGGAGATCCGCCGCAACAACCCCGTCGTAGTCTCGCAGAAGATACACAAGATATGA
- the LOC106140706 gene encoding scolexin B isoform X1, with the protein MIDYKHAYFLHLFTILIQLVLMYYNMNVASDGKVAPSANSVIGTVEKKAEKNDHLRPVHERYPHAVLFGRNCGGTIISEKWILTAAHCTLFTEGKTILAGTSNSADGSGVTKRVKKLHIHPLFSVGPYWVDSNEFEITQVAARWDFLLAELEEPLELDGVTMVAARLDNDLKTPVGLDAGYAGYGTDHYGGYMRHNMHGMELSVLADEECSNKLLQFNPEDMLCTRGRPPRYDSACNGDSGSGLVANGRVLGVASWVENDSFECRNGNLVVFSRVARVSDWIRNVTTWSGLPAKNG; encoded by the exons ATGATTGATTATAAACACGCATACTTTCTTCACCTTTTTACCATCTTGATCCAGCTGGTGCTCATGTATTACAACATGAATG TAGCCTCAGATGGAAAAGTGGCCCCATCAGCAAACAGCGTTATAGGCACTGTTGAGAAGAAAGCAGAGAAGAATGATCATCTGCGGCCGGTCCACGAGAGGTACCCTCACGCCGTACTCTTCGGCAGAAACTGTGGCGGCACCATCATCAGCGAGAAATGGATACTTACTGCGGCCCACTG CACCCTGTTCACCGAGGGGAAGACCATCTTGGCAGGCACCAGCAACTCTGCAGACGGCAGCGGAGTCACGAAACGAGTGAAAAAACTGCACATCCATCCGCTTTTCTCCGTCGGCCCTTACTGGGTAGACTCCAACGAATTCGAAATTACCCAg GTAGCAGCGCGATGGGACTTCCTCCTGGCCGAGCTAGAGGAACCCCTGGAGTTGGATGGGGTAACCATGGTTGCGGCCCGTCTTGACAATGACCTAAAGACTCCGGTAGGGCTGGACGCGGGCTATGCTGGATATGGCACGGATCATTATGGC GGTTACATGCGCCATAATATGCACGGCATGGAGCTCTCAGTGCTGGCGGACGAGGAGTGCTCTAATAAACTATTACAGTTCAATCCCGAGGACATGCTATGCACCAGAGGGCGCCCGCCGCGGTACGACTCTGCTTGCAAT GGCGATAGCGGCAGCGGTTTGGTAGCAAACGGTCGCGTCCTTGGCGTGGCATCGTGGGTGGAGAACGACTCGTTTGAGTGTCGCAACGGCAATCTCGTCGTCTTCTCCAGGGTAGCCCGCGTCAGTGACTGGATAAGGAACGTCACTACCTG GTCCGGGCTTCCCGCCAAGAATGGGtaa
- the LOC106140706 gene encoding scolexin B isoform X2: MIDYKHAYFLHLFTILIQLVLMYYNMNASDGKVAPSANSVIGTVEKKAEKNDHLRPVHERYPHAVLFGRNCGGTIISEKWILTAAHCTLFTEGKTILAGTSNSADGSGVTKRVKKLHIHPLFSVGPYWVDSNEFEITQVAARWDFLLAELEEPLELDGVTMVAARLDNDLKTPVGLDAGYAGYGTDHYGGYMRHNMHGMELSVLADEECSNKLLQFNPEDMLCTRGRPPRYDSACNGDSGSGLVANGRVLGVASWVENDSFECRNGNLVVFSRVARVSDWIRNVTTWSGLPAKNG, encoded by the exons ATGATTGATTATAAACACGCATACTTTCTTCACCTTTTTACCATCTTGATCCAGCTGGTGCTCATGTATTACAACATGAATG CCTCAGATGGAAAAGTGGCCCCATCAGCAAACAGCGTTATAGGCACTGTTGAGAAGAAAGCAGAGAAGAATGATCATCTGCGGCCGGTCCACGAGAGGTACCCTCACGCCGTACTCTTCGGCAGAAACTGTGGCGGCACCATCATCAGCGAGAAATGGATACTTACTGCGGCCCACTG CACCCTGTTCACCGAGGGGAAGACCATCTTGGCAGGCACCAGCAACTCTGCAGACGGCAGCGGAGTCACGAAACGAGTGAAAAAACTGCACATCCATCCGCTTTTCTCCGTCGGCCCTTACTGGGTAGACTCCAACGAATTCGAAATTACCCAg GTAGCAGCGCGATGGGACTTCCTCCTGGCCGAGCTAGAGGAACCCCTGGAGTTGGATGGGGTAACCATGGTTGCGGCCCGTCTTGACAATGACCTAAAGACTCCGGTAGGGCTGGACGCGGGCTATGCTGGATATGGCACGGATCATTATGGC GGTTACATGCGCCATAATATGCACGGCATGGAGCTCTCAGTGCTGGCGGACGAGGAGTGCTCTAATAAACTATTACAGTTCAATCCCGAGGACATGCTATGCACCAGAGGGCGCCCGCCGCGGTACGACTCTGCTTGCAAT GGCGATAGCGGCAGCGGTTTGGTAGCAAACGGTCGCGTCCTTGGCGTGGCATCGTGGGTGGAGAACGACTCGTTTGAGTGTCGCAACGGCAATCTCGTCGTCTTCTCCAGGGTAGCCCGCGTCAGTGACTGGATAAGGAACGTCACTACCTG GTCCGGGCTTCCCGCCAAGAATGGGtaa
- the LOC106140706 gene encoding scolexin B isoform X4, whose protein sequence is MALRRSLIALAACVACVLAIPADVNTITQTIKTSDGKVAPSANSVIGTVEKKAEKNDHLRPVHERYPHAVLFGRNCGGTIISEKWILTAAHCTLFTEGKTILAGTSNSADGSGVTKRVKKLHIHPLFSVGPYWVDSNEFEITQVAARWDFLLAELEEPLELDGVTMVAARLDNDLKTPVGLDAGYAGYGTDHYGGYMRHNMHGMELSVLADEECSNKLLQFNPEDMLCTRGRPPRYDSACNGDSGSGLVANGRVLGVASWVENDSFECRNGNLVVFSRVARVSDWIRNVTTWSGLPAKNG, encoded by the exons ATGGCACTCCGGCGCAGTCTGATCGCGCTAGCCGCGTGCGTGGCCTGCGTACTCGCTATACCCGCCGACGTAAACACCATTACTCAAACAATCAAAA CCTCAGATGGAAAAGTGGCCCCATCAGCAAACAGCGTTATAGGCACTGTTGAGAAGAAAGCAGAGAAGAATGATCATCTGCGGCCGGTCCACGAGAGGTACCCTCACGCCGTACTCTTCGGCAGAAACTGTGGCGGCACCATCATCAGCGAGAAATGGATACTTACTGCGGCCCACTG CACCCTGTTCACCGAGGGGAAGACCATCTTGGCAGGCACCAGCAACTCTGCAGACGGCAGCGGAGTCACGAAACGAGTGAAAAAACTGCACATCCATCCGCTTTTCTCCGTCGGCCCTTACTGGGTAGACTCCAACGAATTCGAAATTACCCAg GTAGCAGCGCGATGGGACTTCCTCCTGGCCGAGCTAGAGGAACCCCTGGAGTTGGATGGGGTAACCATGGTTGCGGCCCGTCTTGACAATGACCTAAAGACTCCGGTAGGGCTGGACGCGGGCTATGCTGGATATGGCACGGATCATTATGGC GGTTACATGCGCCATAATATGCACGGCATGGAGCTCTCAGTGCTGGCGGACGAGGAGTGCTCTAATAAACTATTACAGTTCAATCCCGAGGACATGCTATGCACCAGAGGGCGCCCGCCGCGGTACGACTCTGCTTGCAAT GGCGATAGCGGCAGCGGTTTGGTAGCAAACGGTCGCGTCCTTGGCGTGGCATCGTGGGTGGAGAACGACTCGTTTGAGTGTCGCAACGGCAATCTCGTCGTCTTCTCCAGGGTAGCCCGCGTCAGTGACTGGATAAGGAACGTCACTACCTG GTCCGGGCTTCCCGCCAAGAATGGGtaa
- the LOC106140706 gene encoding scolexin B isoform X3 codes for MALRRSLIALAACVACVLAIPADVNTITQTIKIASDGKVAPSANSVIGTVEKKAEKNDHLRPVHERYPHAVLFGRNCGGTIISEKWILTAAHCTLFTEGKTILAGTSNSADGSGVTKRVKKLHIHPLFSVGPYWVDSNEFEITQVAARWDFLLAELEEPLELDGVTMVAARLDNDLKTPVGLDAGYAGYGTDHYGGYMRHNMHGMELSVLADEECSNKLLQFNPEDMLCTRGRPPRYDSACNGDSGSGLVANGRVLGVASWVENDSFECRNGNLVVFSRVARVSDWIRNVTTWSGLPAKNG; via the exons ATGGCACTCCGGCGCAGTCTGATCGCGCTAGCCGCGTGCGTGGCCTGCGTACTCGCTATACCCGCCGACGTAAACACCATTACTCAAACAATCAAAA TAGCCTCAGATGGAAAAGTGGCCCCATCAGCAAACAGCGTTATAGGCACTGTTGAGAAGAAAGCAGAGAAGAATGATCATCTGCGGCCGGTCCACGAGAGGTACCCTCACGCCGTACTCTTCGGCAGAAACTGTGGCGGCACCATCATCAGCGAGAAATGGATACTTACTGCGGCCCACTG CACCCTGTTCACCGAGGGGAAGACCATCTTGGCAGGCACCAGCAACTCTGCAGACGGCAGCGGAGTCACGAAACGAGTGAAAAAACTGCACATCCATCCGCTTTTCTCCGTCGGCCCTTACTGGGTAGACTCCAACGAATTCGAAATTACCCAg GTAGCAGCGCGATGGGACTTCCTCCTGGCCGAGCTAGAGGAACCCCTGGAGTTGGATGGGGTAACCATGGTTGCGGCCCGTCTTGACAATGACCTAAAGACTCCGGTAGGGCTGGACGCGGGCTATGCTGGATATGGCACGGATCATTATGGC GGTTACATGCGCCATAATATGCACGGCATGGAGCTCTCAGTGCTGGCGGACGAGGAGTGCTCTAATAAACTATTACAGTTCAATCCCGAGGACATGCTATGCACCAGAGGGCGCCCGCCGCGGTACGACTCTGCTTGCAAT GGCGATAGCGGCAGCGGTTTGGTAGCAAACGGTCGCGTCCTTGGCGTGGCATCGTGGGTGGAGAACGACTCGTTTGAGTGTCGCAACGGCAATCTCGTCGTCTTCTCCAGGGTAGCCCGCGTCAGTGACTGGATAAGGAACGTCACTACCTG GTCCGGGCTTCCCGCCAAGAATGGGtaa